A window of Actinomadura rubteroloni contains these coding sequences:
- a CDS encoding trypsin-like peptidase domain-containing protein, which translates to MTEENRSPSDDERPVAGAGAARQDDEALAARPEAPRATMIDQEQPVPVDDPEEPPAAPEPGDRHVAGGFTPPDGPADVPVAMPAGPPPEQQPRPWGSPAGPEAPVDPRQRPGFVPHDAPAHPYGWQGAPPQGPPLNGQPPQGARPMAGYGQQPPPPGTGPNWAPVPPPPPSSLRGPGLGLIAIIVAVVALVSAGVGAGVAVLASDDDQGTVSLGGDGGGGGGGASRPPDSVAGIARRVLPSVVMIRVKSATEEGAGTGFIVNGGYIVTNNHVAAGAGQGGQIQIVFNDKKTLPATVKGTDPSSDVAVLKPEGQHDLPALSLGNSDQIAVGDPVIAIGSPLGLQGSVTTGIVSSLNRAVPTQSENGGDATYLNAIQTDAAINPGNSGGPLVDTKGRVIGMNTAIATLGSQSLQGQSQSGSIGLGFAIPINQARRVAQEIINNGSVKQAKMGVLPDPRSQDGAKIMEQPVQGQQPITPGGPAAKAGLKPGDVITKVDSQPIEDASDLIALIRSKAPGDKIKVTYVRNGKENTVELTLSAG; encoded by the coding sequence ATGACGGAAGAGAACCGGTCGCCGTCGGACGACGAGCGCCCCGTCGCCGGGGCCGGAGCGGCGCGCCAGGACGACGAAGCACTCGCCGCGCGGCCGGAGGCTCCCCGGGCCACGATGATCGACCAGGAGCAGCCCGTCCCGGTGGACGACCCCGAGGAGCCCCCCGCCGCTCCCGAGCCCGGCGACCGGCACGTCGCGGGCGGCTTCACGCCGCCGGACGGGCCCGCCGACGTTCCGGTCGCGATGCCGGCGGGCCCGCCCCCCGAGCAGCAGCCGCGCCCGTGGGGCTCCCCGGCCGGGCCAGAGGCGCCGGTCGACCCGCGGCAGCGGCCCGGGTTCGTCCCGCACGACGCGCCCGCCCACCCCTACGGGTGGCAGGGGGCGCCGCCGCAGGGCCCGCCGCTGAACGGCCAGCCGCCGCAGGGCGCGCGCCCGATGGCCGGATACGGCCAGCAGCCGCCGCCGCCCGGCACCGGCCCGAACTGGGCGCCGGTGCCGCCGCCCCCGCCGTCCTCGCTGCGCGGTCCCGGCCTCGGCCTGATCGCGATCATCGTGGCGGTCGTGGCGCTGGTGTCGGCGGGCGTCGGCGCCGGTGTCGCGGTGCTGGCGTCCGACGACGACCAGGGCACCGTCAGCCTCGGCGGCGACGGGGGCGGGGGCGGCGGCGGGGCCAGCCGCCCGCCGGACTCGGTCGCGGGCATCGCGCGGCGCGTGCTGCCGAGCGTCGTCATGATCCGCGTGAAGAGCGCCACCGAGGAGGGCGCCGGGACGGGCTTCATCGTCAACGGCGGCTACATCGTCACCAACAACCACGTCGCGGCGGGCGCCGGGCAGGGCGGGCAGATCCAGATCGTCTTCAACGACAAGAAGACGCTGCCCGCGACCGTCAAGGGCACCGACCCGAGTTCGGACGTCGCCGTCCTCAAGCCCGAGGGCCAGCACGACCTGCCCGCGCTCTCGCTCGGCAACTCCGACCAGATCGCGGTCGGCGACCCGGTCATCGCGATCGGGTCCCCGCTCGGGCTCCAGGGCTCGGTGACGACCGGGATCGTCAGCTCGCTGAACCGCGCCGTCCCGACGCAGAGCGAGAACGGCGGCGACGCGACCTACCTCAACGCGATCCAGACCGACGCGGCGATCAACCCCGGCAACTCGGGCGGGCCGCTGGTCGACACCAAGGGCCGCGTGATCGGGATGAACACGGCGATCGCGACGCTCGGCAGCCAGTCGCTCCAGGGCCAGAGCCAGAGCGGCAGCATCGGCCTCGGCTTCGCGATCCCGATCAACCAGGCGCGGCGCGTCGCCCAGGAGATCATCAACAACGGGAGCGTCAAGCAGGCGAAGATGGGCGTCCTGCCGGACCCGCGGTCGCAGGACGGCGCCAAGATCATGGAGCAGCCGGTCCAGGGCCAGCAGCCGATCACCCCGGGCGGCCCGGCGGCCAAGGCGGGCCTCAAGCCCGGCGACGTGATCACCAAGGTCGACTCCCAGCCGATCGAGGACGCGTCCGACCTCATCGCCCTGATCCGCAGCAAGGCCCCGGGCGACAAGATCAAGGTGACCTACGTCCGGAACGGCAAGGAGAACACGGTCGAGCTGACCCTCTCCGCCGGCTGA